A genomic window from Desulfovermiculus halophilus DSM 18834 includes:
- a CDS encoding HesA/MoeB/ThiF family protein — protein MNGPFDHDANAVDPSLADRIASLAASVHIPGTRDRVPTLDHSQILALHRQSGHSVSCIHRTALTRGVLPLCYLRNCPALSLDEQLRLAMSTVAVVGAGGLGGQVLVTLARVGIGRLIVIDPGRFEESNLNRQALCTHSSLGRTKAQTAQNVLYEINPGVEVSVHPLRLNPANCTQLITPADIAVDALDSIEDRFVLQKGCRTTGIPLVHAAIDGFFGQLMTIFPQDEGLAGIYGPKPSSPSASLGNPAMTAASLATLQAMEVLKIILGRGQLMRHTMLTLELEKGLLEQLSFS, from the coding sequence ATGAATGGGCCATTTGACCATGATGCGAATGCCGTGGATCCATCCCTGGCTGACCGGATCGCCTCTCTGGCGGCCTCAGTCCACATTCCGGGAACCAGGGACAGGGTCCCCACCCTGGACCACAGTCAGATCCTGGCCCTGCACCGGCAATCCGGACACTCCGTATCCTGCATCCATCGCACCGCCCTTACCCGGGGCGTCCTCCCCTTATGCTACCTGCGCAACTGCCCGGCCCTGTCCCTTGATGAACAGCTGCGGCTGGCAATGAGCACAGTGGCCGTTGTCGGCGCGGGCGGGCTGGGTGGACAGGTTCTGGTTACCCTGGCCCGGGTGGGCATCGGCCGGCTGATTGTCATCGATCCCGGACGGTTTGAGGAAAGCAATCTCAATCGGCAGGCCCTGTGCACTCACTCCAGCCTGGGCAGGACCAAGGCTCAGACCGCGCAAAACGTGCTGTACGAAATCAATCCCGGGGTGGAGGTCTCTGTTCATCCCCTGCGCCTGAACCCGGCGAACTGCACCCAGCTCATCACCCCGGCGGATATTGCTGTCGACGCCCTGGACAGCATCGAGGACCGCTTTGTGCTCCAAAAAGGGTGCAGGACAACCGGGATCCCCTTGGTCCATGCGGCCATTGACGGATTTTTCGGGCAGCTGATGACTATCTTTCCCCAGGACGAGGGCCTGGCCGGCATTTACGGCCCAAAACCTTCGTCACCCTCTGCATCCCTGGGCAATCCGGCCATGACCGCGGCTTCCCTGGCCACGCTGCAGGCCATGGAGGTCTTGAAGATCATCCTCGGCCGGGGACAGCTGATGCGGCACACAATGCTGACCCTGGAGCTGGAAAAGGGGCTCTTGGAACAGCTGAGCTTTTCCTGA